The following proteins are co-located in the Imtechella halotolerans genome:
- a CDS encoding ligand-binding sensor domain-containing protein, producing the protein MKSILLILLSSLSLSCNSGVKSKEGVPLNSISDQTTHSQIGDYVVEIFQDSQGNLWFGTLEKGVAKYDGNKLVYLTKNDGLPSNRIVSIIEDSSKNLWFGTGEGLSKFDGKTFTNYSEKEGLCSNMISNLFIDSKGYFWIGTWKGVCKFDGTRFEKFSIPYPEIDTKINPDTKDWITSIIEDSKGTIWFGRDGYGASRFDGNSFSHFTIKEGLNSNNVQSICQDKEGNFWIGTRVAEKDLADESKRFGNGGLNKYDAKTFTQFPEISGLSENDVYAIYRDPSNHIWISTIRNGVYKYHNQEFINYQVPNPTMSFLKDKNGTIWLGCAGGLYKITKDGEVLNVKTNGPWK; encoded by the coding sequence ATGAAATCTATACTTTTAATACTATTATCTTCCCTATCCCTTTCATGTAACTCCGGTGTTAAAAGTAAAGAAGGAGTACCACTAAATAGTATTTCAGATCAAACAACTCATTCACAAATTGGAGACTATGTCGTAGAGATATTCCAAGACTCTCAAGGAAATTTATGGTTTGGAACCTTAGAAAAAGGGGTTGCAAAATATGATGGAAACAAATTGGTCTACTTAACCAAAAATGATGGTCTACCTAGTAATCGAATTGTAAGTATTATTGAAGATAGCTCAAAAAACTTATGGTTTGGCACAGGTGAGGGACTATCAAAGTTTGACGGGAAGACATTTACAAACTACTCAGAAAAAGAGGGTCTTTGCAGTAATATGATTAGTAATTTATTTATCGACAGTAAAGGTTACTTTTGGATAGGAACCTGGAAAGGAGTGTGCAAGTTTGACGGAACTCGGTTTGAAAAATTTTCAATACCATATCCAGAAATTGACACAAAAATAAATCCAGACACAAAGGATTGGATAACTTCAATTATTGAAGATTCAAAAGGTACTATTTGGTTTGGAAGAGACGGTTACGGAGCCAGTCGATTTGATGGAAACAGTTTCTCACATTTTACCATTAAAGAAGGTTTGAATTCAAATAATGTGCAATCCATTTGCCAGGACAAAGAAGGTAATTTTTGGATAGGAACTAGAGTAGCAGAAAAGGACCTAGCAGACGAATCTAAACGATTTGGGAATGGCGGTCTAAACAAATATGATGCTAAAACCTTTACGCAATTCCCAGAAATAAGTGGTCTTAGTGAAAATGATGTATATGCAATTTACAGAGATCCATCAAACCATATATGGATTAGTACCATTCGTAATGGCGTATACAAATACCATAATCAAGAATTTATAAACTACCAAGTTCCAAACCCTACCATGAGTTTTTTAAAAGACAAAAATGGTACAATTTGGCTAGGTTGTGCAGGTGGCCTATATAAAATAACCAAAGATGGAGAGGTCCTAAATGTCAAAACTAATGGACCTTGGAAGTAA
- a CDS encoding ABC transporter permease, translating to MMLLKLAWLNIWRNKRRTIITATSVFFAVLLAIVFRSLTDGIYDNMIHNVVSYSSGYLQIHKKGYWDEQSIDNSFEEDQNLYKLLLETPKITHILPRIQTFSLASNLDKTKGVLVLGIDPVKEKEVNRLQDKIVKGDYIESVQDNGVVVGEGLASQFKLKVNDTLVLLGQGYHASSAAGKYRVKGIIKLGSIELNNNVVYMSLQQAQQLLGADKHITSISVILEKGTHLNTLKGSIQKLIGLDTYEVMSWKEMMPELDQFIEADSSGHYIIIGVLYLIIAFGLFGTILMMVFERQHEFGILIAIGMKRALLALMLLLESIMISLIGCFLGIIGGIFIVKWFTIHPIQFTGDLKEVYEDYGIESIIYFSSDEKVFFTQTLIVLVLSTLLALYSGYNVMKLKPVEAINS from the coding sequence ATGATGTTACTTAAACTAGCATGGTTAAATATTTGGCGTAATAAGCGTAGAACCATTATAACAGCAACCTCCGTTTTTTTTGCTGTTTTATTGGCTATTGTATTTCGCTCCTTAACTGATGGTATTTATGATAACATGATTCATAATGTGGTAAGTTATTCTTCGGGATATCTGCAAATTCATAAAAAAGGATATTGGGATGAACAATCTATAGACAACTCTTTTGAAGAGGATCAAAATCTGTATAAACTATTGCTAGAGACTCCAAAGATTACCCACATTCTACCACGCATACAGACCTTTTCCTTAGCTTCTAATTTGGATAAAACAAAAGGTGTATTAGTTTTAGGAATAGATCCTGTTAAAGAAAAGGAAGTCAATAGGTTACAAGATAAAATAGTAAAGGGTGATTATATTGAGTCTGTTCAGGACAATGGAGTAGTTGTAGGAGAGGGGTTAGCCTCTCAATTTAAATTAAAAGTTAATGATACTTTGGTTTTATTGGGACAAGGATACCATGCCAGTAGTGCAGCTGGCAAGTATAGGGTAAAAGGCATAATAAAACTTGGTTCAATTGAATTGAATAATAATGTGGTGTACATGTCCTTGCAACAGGCACAACAACTGCTAGGTGCAGATAAGCATATCACTTCCATTTCAGTAATACTGGAAAAGGGTACTCATCTGAATACCTTAAAAGGTTCCATACAGAAGTTAATCGGATTGGATACATATGAAGTGATGAGTTGGAAAGAAATGATGCCTGAGTTGGATCAATTTATTGAAGCGGACAGTTCTGGGCATTATATTATAATTGGTGTTCTATATCTCATTATAGCCTTCGGATTATTTGGCACCATTCTTATGATGGTTTTTGAACGTCAACATGAATTTGGAATCTTGATTGCTATAGGGATGAAAAGGGCTTTACTAGCCTTAATGTTACTTTTAGAATCAATTATGATATCCTTGATTGGCTGTTTTTTAGGCATAATTGGTGGGATTTTTATAGTAAAATGGTTTACCATTCACCCCATTCAATTTACGGGGGATTTAAAAGAGGTCTATGAAGATTATGGAATTGAATCCATCATTTATTTTTCAAGTGATGAAAAAGTATTTTTTACACAAACATTAATCGTTTTAGTACTATCAACATTATTGGCCTTGTATTCTGGATATAATGTTATGAAGTTAAAACCTGTTGAAGCCATAAATAGTTAG
- a CDS encoding ABC transporter ATP-binding protein: MSKTIIDAHNVSKTFNPDTIPVHAVQNVHLHIEEGEFVALVGPSGSGKSTLLNMMGGLDSPTQGTVFIDGVEITKLPENRLIDFRLHNIGFVFQSFNLIPVLTAKENIGFVLQLLRMPRVKREERVLTLLKEVGLENKLNSKPGELSGGQQQRVAVARALASKPKIVFADEPTANLDSKSAENLLNIMAKLNKEEKITFLFSTHDQRVIRKARRVITLVDGKIISDIEQTPS, translated from the coding sequence ATGTCAAAAACTATAATTGATGCCCACAATGTGAGTAAAACATTTAATCCGGATACCATTCCGGTACATGCCGTTCAAAATGTTCACCTACATATAGAGGAAGGGGAGTTTGTTGCTTTAGTTGGTCCCTCAGGGTCGGGTAAATCTACCTTACTTAATATGATGGGAGGACTAGATTCACCGACACAGGGAACTGTATTTATTGATGGTGTTGAAATTACCAAGTTGCCAGAGAATAGGCTAATAGATTTCAGGTTGCATAATATTGGGTTTGTTTTTCAATCCTTTAATCTGATACCGGTACTAACTGCAAAAGAAAATATAGGATTTGTGCTGCAATTACTACGTATGCCAAGAGTAAAACGAGAAGAGCGTGTATTGACCTTATTAAAAGAAGTTGGTTTAGAAAATAAATTGAATAGTAAGCCTGGTGAACTTTCAGGGGGGCAGCAACAGCGTGTGGCCGTTGCAAGAGCATTGGCTTCAAAGCCTAAAATTGTGTTTGCTGATGAACCAACCGCTAATCTTGACTCAAAATCAGCGGAAAACCTGTTAAACATTATGGCCAAACTCAATAAGGAAGAAAAAATCACATTCCTATTTTCAACACATGATCAACGTGTAATAAGAAAAGCAAGAAGAGTGATCACTTTGGTAGACGGTAAAATTATCTCTGATATAGAACAAACACCATCCTAA
- a CDS encoding outer membrane lipoprotein-sorting protein: protein MKRYINRFFLVFVIALMLPKSLLSQQVLTAKEIVKKADDNMRGNTSIADITIVIVRPTWKRELSMKAWTKGEDYSMILITSPAREKGTVFLKRIKEVWNWIPAIERNIKLPPSMMSQSWMGTDFTNDDLVKEASSVSDYEHTHLGKEVIAGKECYKIEMVPKASAAIVWKKVIVWIDTSDFLQLKAEFYDEDGELVNRMNSSEIKLMDGKKITSKIEMIPVDKPGQSTVIIYKNILFNTPINDDFFTTRNMKQLK from the coding sequence ATGAAAAGATATATAAATAGGTTTTTTTTAGTTTTTGTAATCGCTTTGATGCTGCCAAAATCATTGTTATCTCAACAAGTTCTTACGGCAAAAGAAATAGTTAAGAAAGCAGATGATAACATGAGAGGTAATACTTCTATAGCAGATATTACCATTGTCATCGTCAGGCCAACATGGAAAAGAGAATTGAGTATGAAAGCCTGGACTAAAGGAGAGGATTATTCAATGATTTTGATTACAAGTCCAGCTAGGGAAAAAGGGACAGTGTTTTTAAAGCGAATCAAGGAGGTTTGGAACTGGATTCCAGCCATAGAAAGGAATATTAAATTACCTCCTTCAATGATGTCTCAAAGCTGGATGGGCACCGATTTCACCAATGATGACTTGGTAAAAGAGGCATCTTCCGTTTCAGATTATGAACATACACATTTAGGTAAAGAAGTAATAGCTGGTAAAGAATGTTATAAAATTGAAATGGTACCCAAAGCCTCAGCTGCTATCGTATGGAAAAAGGTAATTGTCTGGATAGACACTTCTGATTTTTTACAATTGAAGGCTGAATTTTATGATGAGGATGGTGAATTGGTAAATAGAATGAATTCCAGCGAAATTAAATTAATGGATGGAAAAAAGATAACATCCAAAATTGAAATGATTCCGGTTGATAAGCCAGGACAAAGTACCGTTATTATTTATAAGAATATCCTATTTAATACACCTATAAACGATGATTTCTTTACAACGAGAAACATGAAACAGCTTAAATGA
- a CDS encoding LuxR C-terminal-related transcriptional regulator: MKILLADDHFLVLDGLEVLLSTLPFVESTTRALDYFSLREQLEKETFDLLLLDIHFGKHDGREIIHEIKELNSKMKIIALTSHSDSVTIKSSISAGFDGYLLKIDGREEIERALKAVLNDQRYISTKTQQFFFDSQIGRNKIELTEREKEILQLIVHEKTTREIADILNLSEKTIETHRGNIMLKLEVHNIAGMVKKAIMQGLVHL; the protein is encoded by the coding sequence ATGAAAATTTTACTAGCTGATGATCATTTTTTGGTATTGGATGGTTTAGAAGTGCTTTTATCAACGTTACCTTTTGTTGAAAGTACGACTAGAGCCTTGGATTATTTTTCACTTAGGGAGCAATTAGAAAAGGAAACTTTTGATCTTCTTTTGCTGGATATTCATTTTGGTAAACACGATGGCCGTGAAATTATCCATGAGATTAAAGAGTTGAATTCTAAGATGAAAATTATTGCATTGACTAGTCATTCAGACTCTGTGACAATTAAATCATCTATAAGTGCTGGATTCGATGGGTATCTATTAAAAATTGATGGGAGAGAAGAGATTGAAAGGGCGTTAAAAGCGGTTTTGAATGATCAAAGGTATATTAGTACTAAAACACAACAGTTTTTTTTTGATTCACAAATAGGCAGAAACAAAATTGAATTGACCGAAAGGGAAAAGGAAATTTTGCAGCTAATTGTACATGAGAAAACAACCAGGGAGATAGCTGATATTCTTAATCTTTCGGAGAAAACTATTGAAACCCATAGAGGAAACATCATGTTAAAACTTGAAGTACACAACATTGCTGGGATGGTAAAAAAAGCAATAATGCAAGGGTTGGTACATCTCTAA
- a CDS encoding ABC transporter permease gives MLFQIAWRNIWRNKARSLVVICSVILGIWAGIFILSFAWGLYQNNINESIYRQLSHIQIHHPKFGDDYDSKFTILDADKLLRKFQLDERITSVSSRVITTGMISSPITTSGVKIYGINPLSEVSQIRLDEYVKEGTYFGSGKENEILIGEKLAKKLKVKAKSKIVLTFSNIHSEMISGAFRIGGIYRSKNTSLDELNVYVLQKHLQGLLELQPSESNEIALLIKDDQEVDVIKKESEEMLPDAKIEDWKALSPELNLIIESFNLYTYIISGIILLALLFGIINTMLMSVLERIRELGMLMAIGLNKRKIFTMIMLETYYLTLIGTPIGFLVGWLTVTVLGKTGINLSMFSEGLASYGFNSMIYPALDHEKYMIIVVMCLITAIISAVYPCIKALQLNPSEAIRKI, from the coding sequence ATGTTGTTTCAAATTGCTTGGAGAAATATATGGCGTAATAAAGCTCGAAGCTTGGTAGTTATATGCTCAGTTATTTTAGGTATATGGGCAGGAATATTTATATTGTCATTTGCATGGGGGTTATATCAAAATAACATTAATGAATCAATTTACAGACAATTATCTCATATCCAGATTCATCATCCAAAGTTTGGAGATGATTATGATTCGAAATTTACAATTCTAGATGCTGATAAGCTCCTAAGGAAATTTCAATTGGATGAGCGAATCACCTCCGTCAGTTCACGAGTTATTACTACAGGCATGATTTCTTCACCAATAACCACAAGTGGAGTTAAGATCTACGGGATAAATCCATTATCAGAAGTTTCTCAAATCCGATTGGATGAATATGTGAAAGAAGGAACTTATTTTGGATCAGGAAAAGAAAATGAAATCCTTATTGGAGAGAAACTAGCCAAAAAACTCAAAGTAAAAGCTAAAAGTAAAATAGTTTTGACCTTCTCAAATATCCATTCAGAGATGATCTCTGGGGCATTCAGAATTGGAGGAATATATAGGTCTAAAAACACCTCATTAGATGAATTAAATGTGTATGTGTTGCAAAAACATTTACAAGGGTTATTAGAGCTCCAACCTTCAGAGAGTAATGAAATAGCCCTGTTAATTAAGGATGATCAAGAGGTGGATGTTATTAAAAAAGAAAGTGAAGAAATGCTTCCAGATGCTAAAATTGAAGATTGGAAGGCGCTTTCTCCAGAATTGAACTTGATCATAGAATCCTTTAATTTATATACCTATATTATTAGTGGTATTATCTTGTTGGCATTACTATTTGGTATTATAAATACCATGTTAATGTCTGTTTTGGAGCGAATTAGAGAGTTGGGAATGTTGATGGCTATTGGGCTTAATAAGCGAAAAATTTTCACTATGATTATGCTTGAGACCTACTATTTAACACTAATAGGTACTCCAATAGGGTTTTTGGTGGGATGGTTAACAGTTACCGTATTAGGGAAAACAGGAATTAATCTGTCCATGTTTTCTGAAGGATTGGCCTCTTATGGATTTAATTCCATGATTTATCCAGCCTTGGACCATGAAAAGTATATGATTATTGTGGTGATGTGCTTAATTACAGCCATAATTTCAGCTGTATATCCCTGTATTAAAGCATTACAATTGAATCCTTCAGAAGCTATTCGAAAAATTTAG
- a CDS encoding OmpA family protein yields MKTTIVFVISVLAFCISSNAQIINPKETTKRKVEERTNNTTDKTIDRGLDKIESGIEGLFKKKDKKQKDKKAKQSKVGDNGYNSPSGNGATPESMPDFSAYEDFDFIPGEKILFFDDFSQNVDGVKPEGWEGLAEISSATDSQTGQKGLSVIHGGGFFPTALKPLPEDFTIEFDVILQPEVANGTLDLRFVQASETNLADPWFTNATQISFSGSSQIPKKGACSIEQKDSQGNIIDRNDAERYFTQWHTDENPRARISISKKGDKASVWINQTKIWDEVSLFDTTTKYKLTFHFGDYFIEDISFMMTNLKIATNAPEVKNDMGKGKFSTANILFDTNSDAIKPQSFSILKDIAQTLKASPEMRIQIIGHTDSDGNADDNLDLSTRRALAVKNVLSNVFDVDVSQYTTEGKGESEPLNKNANASEKAQNRRVEFVKI; encoded by the coding sequence ATGAAAACAACCATCGTTTTTGTGATAAGCGTATTGGCCTTTTGTATAAGTTCCAATGCACAAATTATCAATCCTAAAGAGACTACTAAGCGAAAGGTAGAAGAGCGCACTAATAACACCACCGATAAAACTATAGATCGGGGACTCGATAAAATTGAATCAGGAATAGAAGGCCTCTTTAAAAAGAAAGATAAGAAACAGAAGGATAAAAAAGCGAAACAATCTAAAGTAGGAGATAATGGCTATAATTCGCCAAGTGGGAATGGAGCTACTCCTGAATCAATGCCTGATTTTTCAGCGTATGAAGATTTTGATTTTATTCCAGGAGAGAAAATTCTATTCTTTGACGATTTTTCTCAAAATGTCGATGGAGTCAAACCAGAGGGTTGGGAAGGATTGGCTGAAATTTCTTCAGCAACCGATAGTCAAACTGGACAAAAGGGACTTTCAGTGATTCATGGAGGTGGGTTTTTTCCAACTGCTTTGAAACCATTACCCGAAGATTTTACGATTGAATTTGATGTAATTCTGCAGCCAGAAGTAGCCAATGGAACTCTAGATCTGCGATTTGTCCAAGCTTCAGAAACGAACCTTGCTGATCCGTGGTTTACAAATGCAACTCAGATCTCATTTAGTGGATCATCTCAAATACCTAAAAAAGGCGCCTGTAGTATTGAGCAGAAGGATTCTCAAGGGAATATCATAGATCGTAATGATGCGGAACGCTATTTTACGCAATGGCACACTGATGAAAATCCAAGAGCTAGGATATCAATATCTAAAAAGGGAGATAAAGCCTCGGTATGGATTAATCAAACAAAAATATGGGATGAGGTATCCCTATTTGATACTACTACTAAATACAAATTGACTTTTCATTTTGGCGATTATTTCATAGAAGATATTTCTTTTATGATGACCAATCTGAAAATAGCTACTAATGCGCCGGAGGTTAAAAATGATATGGGAAAAGGAAAATTTAGTACAGCAAATATTCTTTTTGACACGAATAGTGATGCTATTAAACCTCAATCGTTTTCAATTTTAAAAGATATCGCTCAGACATTGAAAGCGTCTCCTGAAATGCGTATTCAAATCATTGGACATACTGATAGTGATGGTAATGCAGACGATAATTTAGATTTATCAACTCGAAGAGCCTTGGCGGTTAAGAACGTACTTTCTAATGTTTTTGATGTGGATGTTTCCCAATATACTACAGAAGGTAAAGGAGAGAGTGAACCACTAAATAAAAATGCAAATGCCTCTGAAAAAGCCCAAAATAGACGTGTTGAATTTGTAAAAATATAA